The region TTATCATTCTTTATGCATTCTTGTTTTCAATGCTTTATAAAAATCATAGTGTTGGACTTTTTCTTAACAATCTCTCTTATTTTTATGATGGTCAAAACAAAAGAGTTAAAGgcataaaattttctaaaaggGTTCAACAAATCAAGTTTTCACAAAACAATTTTCATCAGAAAAACTCATATAGATATAACTATAACAAAATGAGTTTGATGGCTAGCTATGATGCACGAATACGATTCTTGTATCAGATACGACACATATCCGATAcgtcgatacgtttatttttaaaataataggatacgatacgtgatatatgaatatcGAGAAGTGAGCAGTGATtcttaaaatcataataaatatatgatcgttattgtgtgaatccaaaataaaactacatgtactaaagttgtcaacataaaaatataaattattgttatcataaagtacaattacaagaaaattcttaaataataaccaattttagttaccaaaaatatgttagagactAATTTTCTAATTGAAGAACAATATAGAGACCAATATAGATACACTTAGTTTTGAATCTAATTTTCTAATCTAATTCTTAAATCATAATTTACATAATTCTGAATCTAATACAACTTTCTACCCATAGAGTGAACAGTGAACTTAGTTCCTCAAATATATACTATggataaatttctaaaaaatagtCAGCAGCGCCCAAGTAGTTTTGGACCTTCTACAACTTTATTGTAACCACAATGGTGGCGCTATCAGTTGCATTTGTACCTACCTAGTTTTAGTACAGTCGTGACCACATATTAAAACGTTGAAGTCAGTGATATTTATGCCTAAGGTTCTTAAATGAGTAATTTTGTAGTCCAATTAGGACCTCTTCTGACCAACTTTACGACAAACATTTTAGAGAGGTAACcaacaataaagaaaatgaaataagtttctctataattaaaattatcttatgcATAAAGTAatctgtaatttatttttcatataatgtCTCTAAATTTTGATGTTTAATTAGCTATTGCATAAGTTAATTGAGAAACATATCTCTGTTTTCCTTTGGTATTTTTTTGTCTCCCTATAAGTATTTAGGGAAACGTTTGTCAAAACATATCCTTAGTTCTCTTATCACTAATAATATCAAAGACAAGTTTTGCATGATGAAATACACATTTACAAACAAAGTGCAAGAATGAACCACAATTAGAAGAACTCAAAATATTTCAGTAATTCCTTCGATCTTCCTTTTGAGCATTTAAATTCAGCAATGTGCATTGAAATTCACAAAAGTATTTTCCCAATTGATTTGACTGTataaatttcaagaaagaaaCATAAGGTCACACCTTTTAGGTGCTAATTGTGAAAACTGGGAGGCTTAAGAGAACGAACCTACACGTATTGAATTGCTTTATGGCTCGTGAGCTGTTGGATTCTCTCGGTATAAGCGATAAAAACTCAGCCAATTTCCAAAGGAGGCAAATCACTGAGCTGAACCAGGTGAACTGGAGTTTTTATGACTACATCGTGGAACCCAAACCTGGTCTATAGGAAACCAGAAAGGGCATGTTGGAGTTCGGGGAGAGAGTGGGGTAGAGGTTCTAGATGACCCAAATTTTCCAATTCGAGTCTCGGGGCAGGACCTGGAAGATCTCGGGCGCATACTTGTGCTTGTGGCCGATGCAAAAGGGGCATTGTTGGTTCGGATTCGAGTCGGTGGGGGATTTGGACTTGAAGTCGGAGGGTCGTTTGGCTTGGGCAGGTGAGAATATGACCCAACGGTTCCACACAGCGTCTTTTCTGAGTTATGGGTTTGGGTTTTCCGAGGAAGAGGTCATGTCTCACTATGTTGTTGTTTCTTAGGAATCATAAGGTTCTCCTTTTCGTTTCTCACTCAACTTTTCCTTCCCTTCCGGCGTAGAATGCACGGTGGTGCCACCGTTGTGGTGGTTTGTGGCGTCGTCATAAACAAGGTCCCTAAGTTACTCAGCTATGCAAATTCTTTACCACTTTCCAAAGCTCATAACAAATTACAAATCCCTAAAGCAATGATCCTCAAACGCCTCATTAACCATGCTCTTCCCCGTATTCATCTTCTATCACCGTTAAAAAGATTTTCTAATAtcatttaaatactttaaattacttttaaatttatattaaatatactatttactctattttatctataacaatatataaagaggattctctcttttgtgttcatatttcaaaattccaattttatcctttaaaatataattatttattaaattttagaaaattgaccgttacttttacaaacttttttataaaatcgtctatctctgctcttctctttttctctatttttcaacaGATAGTCTCatattttctgatatatttcactttatttttaataaatataattttattttatatattaacttaataatattacattatcatcacctTCTAAcataatattacatatatttaaaaaatgcgtacagCGTCTGTATATATGCTAGtgctaataaaaaatattgttattataattataaaattaaataatttttttataattttattgtaaataatttctatttattttatagatagtTTTATGATTAAAAAGGTGGTTAAGTTTAAAAGAGTTACcacattataaaaaatgataaaataattattttaatttagaaaaacttttatttaaaagataacttTGAAAATAATGCGAATTCCAAAACGAGAAATCCTATTGAATAAATTCTAtctgttttttaaaataaattgaataatttaacttattaaaacagcttaaaattaaattttcagaTATGCTAATTCCGACCAGTTTTCTGATCccaaataatgaaatgaaaatggaGAAGTTAAATTTCTCCAGACCGATTTCTTAGACAAAAAGGTTCGGTTGGATAAATAAATGAGCAAAAGGtttatttacataatatttttttgaaaaagggAAAATTTCTGAAAGCTGAAGGAATATTTAATCTCTTGAAAAACGTCGAAGTTAGggattagataaaataaaatttcttgaaaaaataaCTATTGAAATTTAACCTTCTGAAATGATTCTTCACAGAGACCTAGTGGACCTAAATACTTTGGACCCCTAAATGAAGTCTAGATCCGTTGAAGGAGACTTATGAGGCTTTTCATTCCTGCACCCCCTTATTATTAGCTGCACCCtatctaaaaaatattacatatgttttagaaaatttgttccaaaagttttatttttaaaagcttTTTTAAAATGCAATTCACGTTTTCTAGAAAGCATGTTCTGGACATCCTTTTCCAAATATCCTATTTTAGAAACCATGTTTCTAACATTCCAAAAAACTTGCTCCATAACATTTTCATAACTAATGATTTGAAAGTTGCTTTCCAATAAAGGGTAAAATGGTcattttagatattataaagggtaaacAAAGAGACTCAAAATTTTGGAACTTGTTATTTCGGATTAATaaattttgcaatgatcacATACTGATTATACTCTAGAAACATATCTAAGGCATAAATAAACCATTCATAAACGTAACATTATTAAACTTAGAATGATAAAATTACAACAATtgccacaaaaaaaaaagattaagaaaGAAACATATGAAATGGGTAtaaatttcttgaattttctctttcaatttcaGAGACAGAGACATGAGCTAGAATTGTGTAACATGTTGCTGAGGCTGAAAAAATGAAGCCCTTTCTTGCCGTTTAAGCTTCCCAACCTCTAAGGACAGTGGCCCTTGCCACACGGTTAACTGCAAGAGTGAATGCCCCCATACGAAGGTCACAATCATGGGTTTTGCACATGTCCTTCACATCTTTGAACCCTTTGGTCATGTATGTCCTTAATTCATTGTTCACCTTCTCCTCATCCCACATGAATCCTTGTATGTTCTGTGCATTACACAATAATCATCATTTGCTCTTAGTTAATCTTATAATGCCTTCATCAACTCAATCAACATAATTGTAAGTGAATTTGGAACCACACATGTTACCAAGTTATTTGACAATGTTTTgtcatgaaagaaaaaaatgcagAGACAATTTAGAAACCCTAGACAAATATGATTAGAAAGTCTTCCGGTATCTGAATAGTCCTACATCGCTTAAAAGTTACGTACTAAGgataatttaaatacatcttTTTCTTTCGATCTTTTCATACatcttgtaaaagaaaaatagaatttcAGACTACAGACAATATCTTGCTGATTAACTCTAATGTCAACAAAAAGTAATACTAACAACGGATTAGAATTAACAGTAAAGGATCAAAATAGTTACCTGCACCCACTCAAAGTAGCTAACTGTCACTCCTCCTGAATTTGCAAAAATATCTGGCAGGATCACAACCCCTCTCTTTTTCAAGATCTGCAAAATGTGTTAGTAGTTAAAAACTGCATAATTTCTCTTGTTTCTCTTACACtggtttgttttttgtttatatgaAATAGAAGAAAGAATACAATGAAAACTAACCTCATCAGCCTCAGGGTCAGTTGGGTGATTAGCTGCTTCAACAATAAATTTGGCTTTAATCTCGTTGGCGTTTTCCCTTCATCCATATAAAAACAGTTAGAGAAAAAGCTTAAAAGATTATATTCATTATAGATATCCTTAAGAAAACATATAGATGTTCAGGATGCTTGAGTATTGCAGGCAATAAATTTATGCAACAAGCAAGATTGTCAAGATCCTTTGTGAAGTAACACAGAAAAACTTCACTTTGGTCCTTTTATATTACATTCTTCACTGACATTTGGAAATAAAGTGAATGGTATTTTACAACACTTTTCAAAgccaaagtgaaaaaaattgtgaagttAAAGATTAAATCATCACAATGACTAAAGTGGAAGATAATTACTAAAGAAAAAGTTTGTGGTGCATTTTTACTTTTGCTTCCAAGGTAAGATGTGATGAAATACAGTGAAATTAGTAAGCACACAAGAATTTTGTAGTTAAGTAAAAGCACCTATTGATGACTCCCCCAAGAGCTGCTGGGACAAGAACATCACAGTCTTCAACCAATATTGACTTGGGATCAATAGCATCACCACCATGGAATCCTTTCACTCCTCTGTTTTCTCTGGAATGCTTGAGTAGACTTGGTATGTCAAGACCATTACTGTTCTTTATGGCCCCAGTTACGTCACTCACAGCAACAACTATGCCACCTTTCTCACTGATCAATTGGGCAGCCCAGGACCCTACATTTCCAAAACCCTGAAGAGACACACAGCAGGGTTAATTGTATGATCTTATCTCATATTCATCGAAATTATTAGGAAAGAATTGATGAACTTTTCTTGGAGAATTTTCACACTTAAATAATACACGTCTATCAGTCATTGTTGTGGACATAACTATGCATGATGTTAGAGGCTCCACTCCACTTAAATAGGTTTCTTGTCTCAATATTTGAGGGGTTTATTTGATGTGATtcctcaaaaaaaaaattctcttcaATTCAATCCTCATTTTATTCGAGGAATCAATGCGATCCTTCCGTTAGATTAGTGTTGACACCATTTTAAGTTGACCACACTCTGGTCTTCTCCAACTCTTCACCCTCTCTGTTTCTATTCATCACACCTCCACGACTACCTCTAGAGAAAGTAGAAAGACGTGCAAGAAGTAGAAATGGAGAGAGTAAAATGTTGGAGAAGCCTAAAATCACTGACATGTCATGGTCATTTTCCAAATGGTGTCAAGACTAATTTAACAAAAGGGACCACATTGTctccttttaaataaataaaatggtgACTGATCtgagaacaaaacaaaattaagaaatcacATTGAATAACCTCTCAAATATTGGGATCAAAAACCTATTAACCCTAATATATAATGAATGCTGTTTTCATTTTGCATATAAAATCAAGGGGAACAAAAACAAGTAATACCTGTATGACAAACCGTTGTCCAGACACACTCTTTCCATGCTCCTTAAGCAAAGCCTCAGTCGCAAAGAGGACTCCCCTACCTGTGGCTGCATCTCTGCCTAGAGATCCACCGAGATCCTGTTTCCAAACAAAATGTTAGAGATGGGAATTGTTTTGGGAGATAAAATCCACACGTATTTCTAAGCACACTCTTTGTTACTGGTTAAAATTCTTGTTTGACTGAATAAATAGGGAGTGGAACCCTCCTTGCTTAATGGAATTCACATGAAACTCAACTAATAATATAACTATAAAGAAAGtggtagaattttttttttcctagtCCTTAAGCACAGTTCAAAGGccattaaaatgataaatataaatgcTTAATCAACTTACAATAGGTTTCCCAGTAACTACTGCAGGAGAGTGGCCATGAAATTTGGAATACTCATCTAGTATCCATGCCATAGTCTGCATTAAGATCATACAGAAAGAGTGTGATTTGTTAGTGTTTTGtattgaataaatttttcaGCATATAGATGAGCACAATTCTCAAAGCATAATTGTTGTACTCACCTGTGGTCCTGTTCCCATATCAGGTGCAGGTACATCTGTCTGAACTCCAATCAGATCATGAATTTTCTGTGTGAAAACTCTGGTAAGTCTCTCTAACTCTGACACACTTAGTTCTGCAGGATCACATCCTATCCCTCCTTTGGCCCCACCATATGGTATATTTGCTACTGCTGTCTTCCATGTCATGAGTTGTGCCAAAGCATTCACTTCATCTGGTTCAACCTGCTCAAGCCAAAACATATAATTGAATGAGAAAACTCACAACCTATAAACAGATCATAAGAACACTTTTAGGCCAATTCAATTGCTGCTTTGGTTATTAATGGAATCATGCCTTTGTTCTGCTCAATTGTcatatttttactcaatgtaCAACTTAGATTCATATTTGGATTTCTAACATTGATAGAATTAAAAGACATGTGACTCTTCAGAAAAGGTCTAACATACAAGGTAAAAGACAAGTCAACACTGTTATTGATAAAAATCTATAGTTAGTTTGTGTTTTCAATATAGATTTGTTGCTCATTTGGAAGTCAGAATGTAATTCACCTCAGGATGGTATCTGATTCCTCCTTTCATGGGGCCTCTGGCATTATCATGTTGAATCCTGAATCCAACAAAAGTGGCCAAAGAGCCATCGTCTTTAGGGATGGTACACTCAACCTGCATCATTTTCATTCAACAAGATTTAGAACACTAGTTGTTGATCTCTGTCATGCGTATCTAGCAAAGACACAGTCAGCACAACACACAAGTCATCAAGGAAAAGGTGGTGATTTCCGTACAAAAGAGTTTTCACAAAGAATGAATCTTTAACCAAAAAACTTGACAGAGGAATGGGTAGGTCAATGGATGAAGTCAGTTTCATCACATTCAAACAGTAAGCAAACAAGAACCAACTACAGATTGAGGTATATATGATCATCATTTATGAATGCATGAAAGTTTTGGCTGCAacaaatcttgaaaaaatgcAGAGAAAAGGGTGTAGTTTCTTCAAGAAAACTGCTTTGTACCCTTCAACACTGTACTGCGAAAAACAGAGACAAAAACATGGTAAGAACAAACGATTTGCAGGTTTTCTTGCCTTGATTTCTCTGAAAGGAATGAGCAAACTTTTCTCAAGCTTGGAATCCAATCCCAGGAGCCTAGAGGCTAACCTGAAGTTCCTGTTGGTGGCTGCAAGTGCATTCATTTTTCCCTTTACACAGttcaaaagaatgaaaaaagcaAACACAAAATTTCAATGTTTTTGAGAGAGATAGAGAAGACGCGGAAAATAGACGGTGCAATACTGCAATTGTTATAAAGGGTATTTATAGGTATGATGGGAagaaaaaagggaaagaaaagtTTAAACCTATTTGCCAGAAAAGTAGGAAATGTTCACAAGCAACATCCTAGTCAACGTcaacaaaacaatattttagtaaaagttTGGTAATAATTCCAAGCACAACTTGGATAACTACATCAACGTGACACACCACGTGGATCAAAGTCAGCAAATACCCTAACAATGGTGGCCAAAATAATAACTATCATTCACCTTATCTTCATCAAATTTTTTACCATCAAATTTCTCAACCATGGTTTTTACCATTTAAGGTTATTTCTCCGCGTATAAACAATAACCATAAGTAAATAACTTCATGGAACAATTTTACGGAAATAATCTTGTTCTTTTCATAAATGGCCTATTTATAAAACCAACATTTGTATACtaagaaaatagttaaatatgttttaatttttttatttttacttaaaattaaaattaatttattttgaaattttaatataatatagtctttcaattttagatattttaattaaattttattaaatttaattaatattttaaacgaATGTTAGTCACTTTAgttattacattatttaaattgtttatattattaaatattttgtcgttttgatattagttaaaaatatatttgaaatattaaataaatttaataaaatttgattaagaaaCTAAATTCACGTCGAATAAATTAgaccaaaaaaattcaaaaataaaataattttaattttaacttaaaaattaaaaaataataaatatatttaacgcAACAAACAAAGATCACTTTAATAAAACGTGATGAAAAGTCCATGAgccatatattattatttctcGGGCTCTGCATAGATCATGATAAGGTAATAAGAAGATTAAATGACAAAAGCTCTTTGATTAAAATAGGTGGTTAGATATAATTTTTGTGTGAATGTGTTGTGTAAGAGAAGATTTTAGCTTATcgataatttgaaaatacttattcttatgttttaataataataataatattattattattattattatcaagaaatcacaatttattgaatatatgaattttagGAGTATGATTCCCAAACACAAAAAGTCTTCCTTTCTTCTACTTAAATATcctcttaatttaaatatattttcgattcttataatatattgcatatatttattttcataaagttACCTTTTgttgtaaaattgatttatttttctttttgttaatttttattttattttaattttttataatatatctgGTTTATAATTTAGCACGATAGTATGATGACTTTAGGTGTTTCcatgttaattttacaattttagaaaataaaatacttataatacattattttatttataaaatttcaactagtaataattaataaagattaGTAAGAGGGACATGGTttgagtattatttttttttgaaagatacATTTATCATGGTCAGTTTTTGGAAGTATGACTTGTTTATTTGGGTAAAATACTGTTTTATTACAACACGTGACTATTGTTTATGGAAAATAACGTTTTATTGTCcaattattttcatcatcatgGATTGTGATTTTTGGCAAAATATATCTTCTACTTTTTCACTCCATCCACAATGGGAAAATAAAATCAGAACGATTATTTGCctgataatttatataaaatattttggtatGAGAAAATAAGTCTAATTCGAGagaacaatataaataacttgtaaaatagattaaattaaattaaacgaATAGTTGGGGTTAATTTTGATATGAATGTTATCTAAATGGATTTAAATTGATCTAATTGACAGATTTATCGACGAATAGacgaattattttaaaagaataattataaatttgttaaaaataataataaaattattataacataatatatataagttaaaatttataaataaaataattacatataaatttagaaattgatTTTATGTATATGacttaaatttgttaaaaaaaatgcatttttatttcctttaaatgatatcaaaagGATTAATACAATTTTCTCACTTTAGTCGGtactcaaaatttttaatttataaattctgtttttgtaagttttattttttattatgttgattttttttagaaggtttaattaagttttaaatatctcataaaggtttttattgaatttctgttattgttttttatcttttaggtactcaaacttttttcttttattttacttttttttcttacaacatATGTGCTATCTtgttttattatcttatttatttgtcTTTAAGTGTTAATAATATGGGGTTATGTAGtttcattatcttatttaattgtCTTTAAGTGTTAATAAATATGAGGTTATGTggttaatgtaaaaaatattttgagattATGTAGAAGCCACTAGTGGTTttaaattaagggttaaatatgtttttggtcccttaactttcagtaaattttggaattagtccatttcgaaactttagactaatttagtccttgaTCGtttgaaatatgtggatttagtccttttaatcaaattttggtaggtttatttgatgtttcgtacacatttcagtattgtatttgagttgtttatactgtttgacacatttttgctttaatgttaagtcaaatactattatgaaatgtacttgaaatgtcaaataaacttaacaaaatttgattaaaaggactaaatccatgcatttcaaaagatgaaggactaaattaatcaaaagtttcgaaattgactaattccaaaattcactgaaagttaaaagaccaaaaacatatttaacccttaaattaattgttataccttaaatacaaaattttatatttcttaacaCATTAAAAGATGATGAAAGAATATAACACTCATATAAactaattaatgaaaaaaattaaaaaatacagactaaattaaaaagtttaaaaattttaagtacTCCTTAAACCTTAAACCAAGAAAATTTGATAGGAACTTAGTTAACAATATTCGAATTTACAAGTCATTTAAACATTGATTAAgccttttataaatatatactatttataacatatttctattcaaattatttttatattttacttttatatattttttaaatagaatataaaatttgtaataaaaggtgttaatttataaaagcaaaaaacaaattaaaatataatggaaaaaaaaaacagaaaataaactaataaaagaaTGAGAAGAGATGTTTcatgtagatttaaaaaatagtaattatttatattttaatttcaattaaattatacatgtttaatatatttgattttatataattaaactcTTTATTAAAAGATCTTAAGTACAATATATAATAGGtaatatatttaatgataaagtgaaatagataaacaaaaaggtatattatataaattattgttaaatatttaatataaaggATACCGtagatttaatattattgacaaTGGAAGAATTACAAAGACTTAAATTCTAAGACAAAGATAAAGAAAGTATATatcatttaaagaaattaataattatcgataaggatgacaaaaatatatgtaagtattagataaaatttatgattgataattaatatctgcatataataaatattcatgaatattaaatattttaataattatttataaatggattgaatgtatatataatatttctcaCTCGTGTCCATtagtcaaaaaattaaaatttaatttatattttttaaaattaaattttatatcttaatatattttaatgaaaatcttataggatttagattttaaaatGACCTAGGAACCTATAAATTGGATTTTAATGGTCAAACGTAGGATTatcaatatgtttatttattgaattcttttgttaagaaattttaaaagttaaaaataagacAGAAAAAcgaaattgatattttataacttaaaattaatttgtaaataaattaaaaataaaaatttagagaaattatcgattttatttttcataaaagaaaaccattttaattattttttatatttttatattttcttacataAATACTTACTAAACCGGAgagtataataaataaactcgttcataagaatattatttttatttttacaaaaaatccttcatcaattgagtataaatataaataggaataatattttattcttataattgGATATGAGAATccaaatgaatatataaatattcatcttattttttatctcacatccaccataatatatatatatatatatatatatatatatatatatatatatatatatatatatataataattttctcttcttctattacatttaatttaaatattattaattattaaaataatttcgaatattattgatatgtaattatttaaCGAATGCGATAGTTAATATTTCATGATGAAAGTCAGATTGcgataatttataatattttgaattaacaGTCTTTAATATAGTTGATATTTGtgttaaaagtatttattttcttgTCCTCCTCCTATGTTTATTCATTTTCTTcgtaatttagtcattttaaattataatttttaaaaagttatttaaaatgtaCTGTTGAATTTAGAATAATATCTAAAACTGtaaacctatatatatatatatatatatatatatatatatatatatatatatatatatatatatatatatatatatatatatatatataattctctTAGCTTTTAGATTTATAACTTTTGTTCGGAGAAtacactttttttctatttttttaattgtttgacttttttatataaatgagaTCCACTTACATCTTTAAACTACTTTATTCTTATCATAAAGTTatgttcaaataatatattatcaatTACATTGAATTAATTAGTCTCTATACATCCTATTTGAATATTTTcctcctttttaatatttttatttcttttatatgaaaACATTTGACTCTCAATTTTAAGTGTTCAATcgcataatataaaaaacttatctttctcattttctttgatccttaatttttatttcatttgaagaattttggttttactaaaacaattttcattatctcTCTACATTTCGATTAGTTTGGTATGTGAAgagtttttctaaaattgaatatttgataatgtCGTCTAGTTTGGTTCATGATCTAC is a window of Vigna unguiculata cultivar IT97K-499-35 chromosome 4, ASM411807v1, whole genome shotgun sequence DNA encoding:
- the LOC114181080 gene encoding probable glutamate dehydrogenase 3 → MNALAATNRNFRLASRLLGLDSKLEKSLLIPFREIKVECTIPKDDGSLATFVGFRIQHDNARGPMKGGIRYHPEVEPDEVNALAQLMTWKTAVANIPYGGAKGGIGCDPAELSVSELERLTRVFTQKIHDLIGVQTDVPAPDMGTGPQTMAWILDEYSKFHGHSPAVVTGKPIDLGGSLGRDAATGRGVLFATEALLKEHGKSVSGQRFVIQGFGNVGSWAAQLISEKGGIVVAVSDVTGAIKNSNGLDIPSLLKHSRENRGVKGFHGGDAIDPKSILVEDCDVLVPAALGGVINRENANEIKAKFIVEAANHPTDPEADEILKKRGVVILPDIFANSGGVTVSYFEWVQNIQGFMWDEEKVNNELRTYMTKGFKDVKDMCKTHDCDLRMGAFTLAVNRVARATVLRGWEA